ATGCGGGTAAGGCGTCGCTTGCTAGAAATTACCGAAGTCTTAAACAGGCTCAGCATTTTGCGGTAGTCCATATCGACTTTCATGCTTGCCTTGATAATGCCTTGCATCTTTCCGGAAATTGAACCCCAGTTGTTGCTGGCTTCGGCGACTTCAATAAATCCGTTTATGTCGCAACAGGCTTCCTCATTTTCTTCCCAAAGTTCCGAAATTTGCGCATCTAGTTTTTCTTGCGTGCCGCAAGAATCGCCGCCATTTTCACTTGGCTCTCCAGATATGCTGTTGCCCTGCGCGGAACTGATTGCATTACACTCTTCGCCCTGCTTACCTGAATCTCCGCCATCGTACTGTTTTCCATCGCCGTTGTTTGGCTCCCCGCAAATTCCCGAAAATGGCACTGCAGTTTCCTTAAGCAAGTTGTAATACTCTTCGAAACATAGTCCGCGAGGCAAATTCAATTCCGTTCCACTCATTTGTTTTTTGAGTATCGGCGGGATTTCATAGACATCGGCGATAGTGATATCGCTTGCTCGAGTGAGTAGGGGCTTCGATGCAAACGGAGGCTGTCGCTGGTAGGGGTGCTTCAGCAAAATGCGGAACATTTCAATTTTCAAAAATTCCGCTAGCGTGGCATTCTGCACACTTTTTAAAAGCTTCGGAGCGAATTCGACCTTTCTATTGCCGGTTCGCATGGCCACATCTAACGAATCATTCTCGTAGAATTCGTGACTGCAGTACACCGCAAACAAGAGCGGCTCAGTCAAGAACCACCGTTCGCCAATTTTCTTTATTCTATCCAGTACTGTCATATTATATTAACATTTTGGCGCGCACTCTGCCTTTAAATCGACTTGACGAATGCCGTTATCTTCTTATACAATTCAGGGCATTGCACTATGATGAACATCATTGTTGACGGGTACAGCGAAGACGAATACAAGTTTGCGAAATGAGCCTGCGCTTCACGGAATTTTTCGCCTGAAAGAAACTCAAAATATGCGGCAAAGTTCGTCGCCACTTTATTCACCTTTGCGGTATCTTTCTCATCGTAGTTTTTCGTTTCTATAAAGCGGAAAACGGATTCGTTCACGGCGGCAAGTTC
This is a stretch of genomic DNA from Fibrobacter sp. UWB13. It encodes these proteins:
- a CDS encoding VWA-like domain-containing protein; amino-acid sequence: MTVLDRIKKIGERWFLTEPLLFAVYCSHEFYENDSLDVAMRTGNRKVEFAPKLLKSVQNATLAEFLKIEMFRILLKHPYQRQPPFASKPLLTRASDITIADVYEIPPILKKQMSGTELNLPRGLCFEEYYNLLKETAVPFSGICGEPNNGDGKQYDGGDSGKQGEECNAISSAQGNSISGEPSENGGDSCGTQEKLDAQISELWEENEEACCDINGFIEVAEASNNWGSISGKMQGIIKASMKVDMDYRKMLSLFKTSVISSKRRLTRMRPNRRFSFNAMGSRYELSTNLLIAVDVSGSVTDKSLQNFFSVINRLFKYGIEKLDVLQFDAKIQGEPEPLKKARKSIKIRGRGGTSFQPAADYYCAHPEYDGVIYFSDGYAAPPKFNTKRPIDVLWVLSGKRSYEENSKWIKKLKRNRVTYIPTSG